A section of the Verrucomicrobium sp. GAS474 genome encodes:
- the mog gene encoding molybdopterin adenylyltransferase, translating to MKIGRITLSDRASSGLYEDQSGPEIERVISACFDEPVDFVRVLMPDDLPGLTALLKRLADDERLPLVVTTGGTGPAPRDITPEATRAVLEKELPGFGELMRRHSYDIARVPTALLSRATAGIRGGTLIVNLPGKPRAIGECLPPLLPAIAECLEHISGFRPKLR from the coding sequence ATGAAAATCGGCCGCATCACCCTCAGCGACCGGGCCTCCTCCGGCCTCTACGAAGACCAGAGCGGTCCCGAGATCGAGCGCGTCATCTCCGCGTGCTTCGACGAGCCCGTCGACTTCGTCCGCGTCCTCATGCCCGACGACCTCCCCGGCCTCACCGCCCTCCTGAAGCGGCTGGCCGACGACGAGCGCCTTCCCCTCGTCGTCACCACCGGCGGCACCGGCCCCGCCCCCCGCGACATCACCCCCGAGGCGACCCGCGCCGTCCTCGAAAAAGAGCTCCCCGGCTTCGGCGAGCTCATGCGCCGCCATTCCTACGACATCGCCCGCGTCCCCACCGCCCTCCTCTCCCGCGCCACCGCCGGCATCCGAGGCGGCACCCTCATCGTCAACCTCCCCGGCAAACCCCGGGCCATCGGGGAGTGCCTCCCCCCCCTCCTCCCGGCCATCGCCGAGTGCCTGGAACATATTTCTGGATTCCGCCCCAAACTTCGGTAA
- a CDS encoding glycine-rich domain-containing protein, producing MNIDLNGNTLIQGYFSGIGEELTALNASNLTTGTVPDARLGADVTLQGNTFNEASKLVQFGPDAMIPFPDAGGGVPLLDFVKLSANMDDPYWGGFNIAISPDYDHPAETALFSFYANGAMQFPKNGNPDGVYGLIVGFGHPTSGRHAGNIDFSGNDFPNAAGGSIGLKGGNAAGAWAGNINGTGGSGVNAHGGIINFYGGSAAGTNGGTIDISGGTTYPGGSINLKDGAGTIQLGTGATLTLPNTTGTVALTSDAFPHDMIRLSGSGTWTIPSGVTSFKVTCIGGGGSGSAQYFYGGGGGGGGGAVIALFKSLAPGTSFTYAVGTGGAGVTCSSTVTTIDGNNGGDTTFGGLIAGGGGAGNFVGDAGSGGGTYVGSMTSALGLNGQTGGYAIFGATYFSTGGGNPGAGFGNGASYTNCGRGNGAPSGYGGGSAGFSGNTSAGSSVAGGDGLILIEY from the coding sequence ATGAACATCGACCTCAACGGCAACACGCTGATCCAAGGCTATTTCTCCGGCATCGGAGAGGAATTGACCGCCCTCAACGCCTCGAACCTGACGACCGGCACCGTCCCCGATGCGCGTCTCGGCGCCGATGTGACGCTGCAGGGGAATACGTTCAACGAGGCGTCGAAATTGGTCCAATTCGGGCCTGATGCGATGATTCCTTTCCCTGACGCGGGAGGAGGGGTGCCTCTATTGGATTTTGTGAAGCTCTCGGCCAATATGGATGATCCCTATTGGGGAGGGTTCAATATTGCGATTTCTCCCGATTACGATCATCCGGCGGAAACGGCGCTTTTCTCCTTTTATGCCAATGGAGCGATGCAGTTCCCCAAGAATGGAAATCCCGATGGCGTCTATGGTTTGATTGTCGGATTCGGCCATCCGACTTCGGGAAGGCATGCGGGAAATATCGATTTCTCCGGCAACGATTTCCCTAACGCAGCAGGAGGAAGCATCGGCCTAAAAGGTGGAAATGCCGCCGGAGCGTGGGCAGGAAATATCAACGGAACGGGAGGATCGGGAGTCAACGCTCACGGGGGAATTATTAATTTTTACGGAGGATCGGCTGCCGGGACCAATGGAGGAACGATTGATATTTCCGGCGGAACGACCTATCCCGGCGGCAGTATCAATCTCAAGGATGGCGCGGGAACTATCCAGCTAGGCACCGGAGCCACGCTAACCCTGCCGAATACGACGGGGACGGTGGCGCTGACCTCGGATGCCTTCCCTCACGACATGATCCGGCTTTCCGGGTCGGGGACGTGGACGATTCCCTCCGGAGTGACCTCCTTTAAGGTGACGTGTATCGGCGGGGGAGGAAGCGGTTCAGCCCAATATTTTTACGGGGGCGGAGGCGGGGGGGGCGGGGGCGCTGTCATCGCCCTCTTCAAGAGCCTCGCGCCCGGGACATCCTTCACTTATGCGGTGGGAACGGGCGGAGCCGGGGTGACCTGTTCTTCGACGGTGACGACTATCGATGGAAATAATGGGGGCGATACGACCTTCGGGGGCCTGATCGCCGGGGGCGGAGGCGCGGGCAATTTCGTGGGCGATGCGGGTTCGGGCGGCGGGACTTACGTGGGATCGATGACGAGCGCATTGGGGCTCAATGGACAAACGGGAGGCTATGCGATTTTTGGAGCAACGTACTTTTCCACGGGCGGCGGCAATCCCGGCGCGGGATTTGGTAATGGAGCTTCGTACACGAACTGCGGGAGAGGAAACGGAGCCCCTTCGGGATATGGCGGAGGAAGCGCCGGGTTTTCCGGCAATACCTCAGCCGGTTCCTCGGTCGCAGGAGGGGACGGCCTGATCCTCATTGAATATTGA
- a CDS encoding LysR family transcriptional regulator codes for MEIRHVRALKEVVEQGGFSKAAKTLGATQSTVSKAVAQLEHDCGSPLLDRSARSGRPRLTAAGEVVYRRGLALLREQEGLRGDLDALNGLRRGHLDLGIPPLGSGTLFAGAIAEYRRRHPGIEIRLKEAGGRWLEEKVVAGELELGVTLPPLLKGCAWREIHREPLMALLPPGFAWPKGKPIRLKDLAGQPFVLFEEGFSLNAVIESACRKRGFSPAEAARSAQPDFIIALVAAGLGVGILPRLVVEVRRLLPIRAIPLADADLGWTPGLIWRRGRPLSPAARAWTGLLRETFPAFRLGKNNRGGPGDQPPSL; via the coding sequence ATGGAAATCCGGCACGTGCGGGCGTTGAAGGAGGTCGTCGAACAGGGCGGCTTCTCCAAGGCGGCCAAGACCCTCGGAGCGACCCAGTCGACCGTCAGCAAGGCCGTCGCCCAGCTCGAGCACGATTGCGGCTCCCCCCTCCTCGACCGGAGCGCCCGGTCGGGACGGCCCCGCCTTACCGCCGCCGGGGAGGTCGTCTACCGGCGCGGCCTCGCCCTCCTGCGGGAGCAGGAGGGGCTGCGCGGCGACCTCGACGCCCTGAACGGCCTCCGCCGGGGCCACCTCGACCTCGGCATCCCGCCCCTCGGCAGCGGCACCCTCTTCGCCGGGGCCATCGCCGAATACCGCCGCCGCCATCCCGGCATCGAGATCCGGCTGAAGGAAGCGGGCGGGCGGTGGCTCGAGGAAAAAGTCGTCGCCGGGGAGCTCGAACTCGGCGTCACCCTGCCGCCCCTCCTGAAGGGATGCGCCTGGAGGGAAATCCACCGGGAGCCCCTCATGGCCCTCCTTCCCCCCGGCTTCGCCTGGCCGAAGGGAAAGCCGATCCGGCTGAAAGACCTCGCCGGGCAGCCCTTCGTCCTCTTCGAGGAAGGCTTCTCCCTCAACGCCGTCATCGAGAGCGCCTGCCGCAAGCGCGGCTTCTCCCCCGCCGAGGCCGCCCGCAGCGCCCAGCCCGATTTCATCATCGCCCTCGTCGCCGCCGGGCTCGGCGTCGGGATACTCCCCCGCCTCGTCGTCGAAGTCCGCCGCCTCCTTCCCATCCGCGCCATCCCCCTCGCCGACGCCGACCTCGGCTGGACCCCCGGCCTCATCTGGCGCCGGGGCCGCCCCCTCTCCCCCGCCGCCCGCGCCTGGACCGGCCTCCTGCGGGAAACCTTCCCCGCCTTCCGGCTCGGCAAAAATAACCGTGGCGGCCCTGGCGACCAGCCCCCCTCCTTGTGA
- a CDS encoding RHS repeat-associated core domain-containing protein: MALEIEFIPDPCQPCKCPCDDPSGQNCCPASDATSNSVELATGRFVFEQELLSLSGVGSGSWSFGLNYKSNYAIDSILGKNFAYPQYLHLERLSTVEGLTNMQLVTNQLTRAIFIDNGDGTYSSPAGNNTGGVLTYADEVFTLTASDGSVTKFMGLYYGTEGCPFSMVDRYGNSQTLSWSFFYDLSGHYVPQLLSVTDAYERVITYTYHDSGTPGAGRLKQITDFLGRQLDFQYDSGSRLVAVVTPSILKAAPGNTFPGGTAYVFQYDSGNADPERRDDLIRIWYPNQTQPYLDVETRTVNVQAVYQNATPRYQVTYGQDPTNVDTYGKVLTETVGDPQNGVGGTALFNYTTTDLPSNLIDPSAPITSRTTHTDRNGNLTIYDFNAYWTTSRLEVQTNRGKNSLEITPPTLPPNASPYVTWTKFTAQNQPSLIVYPEGNSVAYTYETGVIPGFSSPYVARRGLLLSETRLPGNTLGIPHRSGSNGQTELTKRYFYDPLFNQLCATIEERGNPIDGSSTYFTPQNGGTTPTNSDRSRYATIQTFDYQKNQLATVTGNAGLQALLGLDATQIAALITYVDTQMKATDGTGGLPGGFPLNLGDINGDGTGDGASSGLPAAPLLGNVLRTVHPPVLLVGGTTQNRVELFTVNLRGQTTTATDPEGNLTVTVRYPENDPDGDGLNIAPGLTTRQYGLVREVHVDADPDQVMSLLGASADLVAFTSGLIPRTNTPGIYQDLITRYEGSSGCATCAYDAMGNALNETDPRGFTTVYDRNELGAIYRTTSPEPYAFRVETYYDANRNVIRVDTEDRQPLYDSIDPTSSGYGHFSPTGSGATAHVPMTSGPGGALRPGWFSNLMAYDLLDNKIEEDIDATGSTPASLLTRYAYDANQNLVQITKPAGNTVEYDYDERNLRIAERVGYDPADPATHPGAVTVNSYDGNGNLVNVIAPVNRGGTGTALTAYIMNAFGSGSQLVATGDWTVQNTYDGFDRLVKTTDAVGGLTNNTYDPAANLVAQQKQGTIGGATPTDRTGTGNTPLSNTVLRYDEASRTYERQQDVFLATGATLGSGRDVAQAGGGLAANSTANNHTGSATLTSGGSSYVLTRTVYDATGRAAATLTDNTAQTSYAYDGANRRLLSTDPLGNQTAIQYDGNGNPVRSTSVEVCTITLPTVPNETFTTFTWYDSLNRPVVQGGQGADGQLTANLGLCCPWQGLPSTLFSLSGYDSRGNLVSAVDPKQNVVLSEYDGASRLVETLQQLRQAGQGSNPPEANQSFLPAGGGNIRTGYVYDANSRLAELLDDRDAATVYRYDLLDRQVTKTLADGSLSTNAYNLAGDLTGYTDENGSAFAFTVDALGRRTAVAITLATGVLGTTAQTFQYDGLGRNTQAIDTVVSTSAEVDFIYDSLGHVLEEKQAYGGQTRYTTHNSWFSLVPAVVVYPSGTNSFGNGYDLLYRRNALVTTGASGTLDTVSWEFFGPSRIAETRWGGTSLIATQLNNDRTRSAIQTGWPTPAWGDQSSDRLGYDGAGRMITKRYLTGGLDGSGAYADTTALVGFTASHDRAGNKMYERALHAESRSSLYQPVADNGTWQTGYDSANRLRQYQRGVLSSAIFPYRAGPGASIATPLLLPGSERNRTYDLDGLGNWKKTDWTLDGYAATTTLTKEVRQHNYVNEITQVRATTGATVTNTPFTYDHGNNTDGIQGNGNTANDGVRTYQWDAFNRLIIVGKASGGATLATYVYDALGRRIQKAIADLGAGLGGLTGDIPAETTTYLYDGQQIIEDRNAAAPGDWTKIYFWGQYVDELMVMATPTNVYRLLSDLLYRSTALVKTDDNSIAEVYDTDAYGITLCYWRSSFDGQWFTDDDEPTNNPINTTIFTGRQFDPESQIYYYRARYYSPMAGRFLTPDPLGVVGGINLYEYVGGNPVTRVDFDGEYATAPSLIIPKPYILPPPIPVFPLPPDYPNVPPSPDTDPNYQKRKDCQNTAQQVRDACDKSCEPICDKKAKARCYAGCKNRYDTDLRDCNARYPSNPTYPPTRDPRVA; this comes from the coding sequence ATGGCGCTGGAGATCGAGTTCATTCCCGATCCGTGCCAGCCGTGCAAGTGTCCCTGCGACGATCCCAGCGGCCAGAACTGCTGTCCCGCGAGCGATGCCACCTCGAACTCCGTCGAGCTCGCCACCGGCCGCTTCGTTTTCGAGCAGGAGCTGCTCTCGTTGAGCGGCGTCGGTTCGGGAAGCTGGAGCTTCGGTTTGAATTACAAATCGAACTACGCGATCGACAGCATCTTGGGAAAAAACTTCGCCTACCCCCAATACCTGCACCTGGAACGACTCTCGACGGTCGAGGGCTTGACCAACATGCAGCTGGTCACCAACCAACTTACCCGGGCGATCTTCATCGATAACGGAGACGGAACCTATTCCTCCCCCGCCGGCAACAATACGGGCGGGGTCCTGACCTATGCGGATGAGGTATTCACACTGACGGCGTCGGACGGGTCAGTCACGAAATTCATGGGATTGTATTATGGCACAGAAGGGTGTCCCTTCAGCATGGTCGATCGATACGGCAACAGCCAAACTCTTTCGTGGAGCTTCTTTTATGATTTGAGCGGGCACTATGTCCCGCAACTCCTCAGCGTCACCGACGCTTACGAGAGGGTCATCACCTACACCTACCACGATAGCGGAACACCAGGGGCGGGGCGTCTCAAGCAGATCACCGATTTCCTCGGTCGCCAACTCGACTTCCAGTACGATTCGGGCTCCCGCCTCGTGGCCGTCGTCACTCCCTCGATCCTGAAGGCGGCACCCGGCAATACCTTTCCCGGTGGCACCGCCTATGTCTTCCAGTACGACTCAGGCAACGCCGATCCGGAACGTCGGGACGATCTGATCCGGATTTGGTATCCGAACCAGACTCAGCCTTACCTCGACGTCGAGACACGCACCGTCAATGTCCAAGCGGTCTATCAAAATGCCACGCCACGCTACCAGGTTACCTACGGCCAGGATCCCACCAACGTCGATACCTACGGCAAGGTTCTCACCGAGACCGTCGGCGATCCGCAGAACGGAGTCGGAGGGACGGCGCTTTTCAATTACACCACCACCGATCTTCCCTCGAATCTGATCGATCCCTCGGCGCCGATCACCAGCCGTACCACCCACACCGATCGTAACGGCAATCTCACGATCTACGATTTCAACGCCTATTGGACGACCTCTCGCCTCGAGGTGCAGACCAATCGCGGCAAGAACAGCCTCGAAATCACGCCCCCCACCCTGCCGCCCAACGCCTCCCCCTACGTCACCTGGACGAAGTTCACAGCCCAGAACCAGCCTTCACTCATCGTCTACCCCGAAGGGAACAGCGTCGCCTACACTTATGAAACAGGGGTCATCCCCGGCTTCTCCTCCCCTTACGTCGCGCGGCGCGGCCTCCTGCTGAGCGAGACCCGCCTCCCCGGCAATACCCTCGGCATCCCCCACCGCTCCGGCAGCAACGGCCAGACGGAACTCACCAAGCGCTACTTCTACGATCCCCTCTTCAACCAGCTCTGCGCAACCATCGAGGAGCGGGGCAATCCCATCGACGGGAGCAGCACCTACTTCACCCCGCAGAACGGCGGCACCACGCCGACCAATAGCGACCGCAGCCGCTACGCCACGATCCAGACCTTCGACTACCAGAAGAACCAGCTCGCCACCGTCACCGGCAATGCCGGCCTCCAGGCCCTCCTCGGCCTCGACGCCACGCAGATCGCCGCCCTCATCACCTACGTCGATACCCAGATGAAAGCCACCGACGGTACCGGAGGCCTGCCCGGCGGCTTCCCCCTGAACCTCGGCGACATCAACGGCGACGGCACCGGCGACGGCGCCTCCAGCGGCCTCCCCGCCGCCCCCCTCCTCGGCAACGTCCTCCGCACCGTCCATCCCCCTGTCCTCCTCGTCGGCGGCACCACCCAGAACCGGGTCGAGCTCTTCACCGTCAACCTCCGCGGCCAGACCACCACCGCCACCGATCCCGAGGGGAACCTCACCGTCACCGTCCGCTATCCCGAGAACGATCCCGACGGCGACGGCCTCAACATCGCCCCCGGCCTCACCACCCGGCAGTACGGCCTCGTCCGCGAAGTCCACGTCGACGCCGACCCCGACCAGGTCATGAGCCTCCTCGGCGCCTCCGCCGACCTCGTCGCCTTCACCTCCGGCCTCATCCCCCGGACGAACACCCCCGGCATTTATCAGGACCTCATCACCCGCTACGAGGGAAGCAGCGGCTGCGCCACCTGCGCCTACGACGCCATGGGCAACGCCCTCAACGAGACCGACCCCCGCGGCTTCACCACCGTCTACGACCGGAACGAACTCGGCGCCATCTACCGCACCACCAGCCCGGAGCCCTACGCCTTCCGCGTCGAGACCTACTACGACGCGAACCGCAACGTCATCCGCGTCGACACCGAGGACCGCCAGCCCCTCTACGACTCCATCGACCCCACCTCCTCCGGCTACGGCCACTTCAGCCCCACCGGCAGCGGCGCCACCGCCCACGTCCCCATGACCTCCGGCCCCGGCGGCGCCCTCCGCCCCGGCTGGTTCAGCAACCTCATGGCCTACGACCTCCTCGACAACAAGATCGAGGAAGACATCGACGCCACCGGCTCCACCCCCGCCAGCCTCCTCACGAGATACGCCTACGACGCCAACCAGAACCTCGTCCAAATCACCAAGCCCGCAGGCAACACCGTCGAGTACGATTACGACGAGCGGAACCTCCGCATCGCCGAGCGCGTCGGCTACGATCCCGCCGATCCGGCGACGCATCCCGGGGCCGTCACCGTCAATTCCTACGACGGCAACGGAAACCTCGTCAACGTCATCGCCCCCGTCAACCGGGGCGGCACCGGCACCGCCCTCACGGCCTATATCATGAACGCCTTCGGCAGCGGCTCCCAGCTCGTCGCCACCGGCGATTGGACCGTCCAGAACACCTACGACGGCTTCGACCGCCTCGTGAAAACCACCGACGCCGTCGGCGGCCTCACCAACAACACCTACGACCCCGCCGCCAACCTCGTCGCCCAGCAGAAACAAGGAACCATCGGCGGAGCCACGCCCACCGACCGCACCGGCACCGGCAACACCCCCCTCTCCAACACCGTCCTCCGCTACGACGAGGCCTCCCGCACCTACGAGCGGCAGCAGGATGTTTTCCTCGCCACCGGCGCCACTCTCGGCTCCGGCCGCGATGTCGCTCAGGCAGGCGGCGGCCTCGCCGCCAACTCCACCGCGAACAACCACACCGGCAGTGCCACCCTCACCAGCGGAGGAAGCAGCTACGTCCTCACCCGCACCGTCTACGACGCCACCGGCCGAGCCGCTGCCACGTTGACCGACAACACCGCCCAGACCAGCTACGCCTACGACGGAGCCAACCGCCGCCTCCTCTCCACCGATCCCCTCGGCAACCAAACCGCCATCCAGTACGATGGCAACGGCAACCCCGTCCGCTCCACCTCCGTAGAGGTCTGCACCATCACATTGCCGACAGTCCCGAACGAAACCTTCACCACCTTCACCTGGTACGATTCCCTGAACCGCCCCGTCGTCCAGGGCGGCCAGGGGGCCGATGGCCAGCTCACCGCCAACCTCGGCCTCTGCTGCCCCTGGCAGGGCCTCCCCAGCACCCTCTTCAGCCTTTCAGGCTACGACAGCCGGGGCAACCTCGTCTCCGCCGTCGATCCGAAGCAGAACGTCGTCCTCTCCGAATACGACGGCGCCTCCCGCCTCGTCGAGACCCTCCAGCAACTGCGCCAGGCCGGGCAGGGAAGCAATCCCCCCGAGGCCAACCAGAGCTTCCTCCCCGCCGGGGGCGGCAACATCCGCACCGGCTACGTCTACGACGCCAACAGCCGCCTCGCCGAGCTCCTCGACGACCGCGACGCCGCCACCGTCTACCGCTACGACCTCCTCGACCGCCAGGTCACCAAGACCCTCGCCGACGGCTCCCTCTCGACCAACGCCTACAACCTCGCGGGGGATTTGACCGGCTACACCGACGAGAACGGGAGCGCCTTCGCCTTCACCGTCGATGCCTTGGGCCGCCGCACCGCCGTCGCCATCACCCTCGCCACCGGCGTCCTCGGCACCACCGCCCAGACCTTCCAATACGACGGCCTGGGCCGGAACACCCAGGCCATCGACACCGTCGTAAGCACCAGCGCCGAAGTCGACTTCATCTACGACTCCCTCGGCCACGTCCTTGAGGAAAAGCAGGCCTACGGAGGCCAGACCCGCTACACCACCCATAACAGCTGGTTCTCCCTCGTCCCCGCCGTTGTTGTCTACCCTTCCGGGACCAACAGCTTCGGCAACGGCTACGACCTCCTCTACCGGCGCAACGCCCTCGTCACCACCGGGGCCTCCGGCACCCTCGACACCGTGAGCTGGGAATTCTTCGGCCCCAGCCGCATCGCCGAGACCCGCTGGGGCGGCACCAGCCTCATCGCCACCCAGCTGAACAACGACCGCACCCGCTCCGCCATCCAGACCGGATGGCCCACCCCCGCTTGGGGCGATCAATCGAGCGACCGCCTCGGCTACGACGGCGCGGGCCGGATGATCACCAAACGCTACCTGACCGGGGGATTGGACGGCTCCGGTGCCTACGCCGACACCACCGCCCTCGTCGGCTTCACCGCCAGCCACGACCGCGCCGGGAACAAGATGTACGAGCGCGCTTTGCACGCCGAGAGCCGGAGCAGCCTCTACCAGCCCGTCGCCGATAACGGGACCTGGCAGACCGGGTACGACTCCGCCAACCGCCTCCGGCAATACCAGCGCGGCGTGCTGTCGTCGGCCATCTTCCCCTACCGCGCCGGACCCGGGGCCAGCATCGCCACCCCCCTCCTCCTCCCCGGCAGCGAGCGGAACCGGACCTACGACCTCGACGGCCTCGGCAATTGGAAGAAAACCGACTGGACCCTCGACGGCTACGCCGCCACCACCACCCTCACCAAAGAAGTCCGCCAGCACAACTACGTCAACGAAATCACCCAGGTCCGGGCCACCACCGGGGCCACCGTCACGAACACCCCCTTCACCTACGACCACGGGAACAACACCGACGGCATCCAGGGGAACGGCAACACCGCCAACGACGGCGTCCGCACCTACCAGTGGGATGCGTTCAACCGGTTGATCATCGTCGGTAAAGCCTCCGGCGGGGCCACTCTGGCAACGTACGTCTACGACGCCCTGGGGCGGCGCATCCAGAAAGCCATCGCCGACCTCGGCGCCGGCCTGGGTGGATTGACCGGGGACATCCCGGCGGAAACGACCACCTATCTCTACGACGGGCAGCAGATCATCGAGGACCGGAATGCCGCCGCGCCGGGCGATTGGACGAAGATCTACTTCTGGGGGCAATACGTCGATGAACTCATGGTCATGGCCACCCCGACCAACGTCTATCGCCTCCTCTCCGACCTCCTTTACCGAAGCACGGCCCTCGTCAAAACCGACGACAACTCCATCGCCGAGGTCTACGACACCGATGCCTACGGCATCACCCTATGCTACTGGAGATCGAGCTTCGACGGGCAGTGGTTCACCGATGACGACGAGCCCACGAACAATCCGATCAATACGACGATCTTTACGGGGAGGCAGTTTGATCCGGAGAGTCAGATTTACTATTATCGGGCGCGATATTACTCTCCGATGGCGGGGAGGTTCTTAACCCCCGACCCGCTGGGTGTCGTAGGCGGAATCAATTTGTATGAGTATGTGGGGGGAAATCCAGTTACTCGGGTGGATTTTGACGGTGAGTATGCGACGGCACCTTCGCTTATTATACCCAAACCGTATATTTTGCCTCCACCGATCCCTGTCTTCCCTCTGCCACCCGACTACCCAAATGTTCCTCCATCACCCGATACGGATCCAAATTACCAAAAGCGAAAGGATTGCCAAAATACGGCTCAACAAGTGAGAGATGCTTGCGACAAAAGTTGTGAGCCTATCTGCGATAAAAAAGCAAAGGCACGATGCTATGCGGGGTGCAAGAATAGGTACGATACGGATCTGCGAGACTGCAACGCGAGATACCCTTCCAATCCAACCTATCCCCCCACACGCGATCCTAGAGTGGCTTAA
- a CDS encoding acyltransferase: protein MEHNPRLDSLRGIAALAIVSYHWKRAIPFGWIGVSFFFVLSSYLVTSLLIEAKDRHPSFISYYSSFLKRRSLRLLPLYFLFFALVVGVSLASGVFFKVANDLIYLATMTFNYRAIFGVAGDYGHFWSLSVEWQFYILWGLCAWFLSRKNLLKMAIILIPLGMVARIGTWAVLTSWGWSEGRIAGAVMFSSFTYIEAFSYGVLLTDPGIRKGFGSRKVLALCAALTGLGGIFVTLEAWRHGLLGVEIGVKNLGYPDGMVLSHEYLWGYSILALFLASFMAFVIEAKPWDRWLLSPGLRYVGVISYGIYIYHFPIVHFFLKWSPSRPDVKGIDVLLDPLNAVLFAAAVALTLIAAHFSYFFFEKRFLTSSTARPFPIPQPRNDPT from the coding sequence ATGGAACACAACCCGCGCCTCGATTCTCTGCGAGGCATCGCAGCGTTGGCAATCGTCAGCTACCATTGGAAGCGGGCTATTCCTTTCGGCTGGATCGGGGTCAGCTTCTTTTTTGTTCTTTCCAGCTACCTCGTCACCTCTCTTTTGATCGAGGCGAAGGATAGGCATCCCTCCTTTATCTCCTACTATAGCTCGTTCCTGAAGCGGAGGAGCTTGAGGCTGCTTCCTCTTTATTTTCTGTTCTTCGCCCTCGTCGTGGGCGTTTCCCTGGCCTCTGGCGTGTTTTTCAAGGTCGCGAACGATCTGATCTATTTGGCCACGATGACCTTCAATTATCGTGCGATTTTCGGAGTGGCAGGCGATTACGGGCACTTCTGGAGTTTGAGCGTGGAATGGCAGTTCTATATTCTATGGGGCCTCTGCGCCTGGTTTTTATCGAGGAAAAATCTGTTGAAAATGGCAATCATCCTGATCCCGCTGGGAATGGTCGCGCGGATCGGAACGTGGGCAGTGTTGACCTCGTGGGGCTGGTCCGAGGGCCGCATTGCAGGAGCTGTTATGTTTAGCTCCTTCACTTATATCGAGGCTTTTTCTTACGGAGTGCTGCTCACCGATCCCGGGATCAGAAAAGGATTCGGCTCGAGGAAGGTGCTGGCCCTTTGCGCGGCGCTGACGGGACTGGGAGGGATATTTGTCACGCTGGAAGCATGGCGGCACGGGTTGCTGGGGGTGGAGATCGGAGTGAAGAATCTGGGATATCCCGATGGGATGGTTTTGTCTCACGAATATTTGTGGGGCTATTCGATCCTCGCTCTCTTCCTGGCTTCTTTCATGGCCTTCGTGATCGAAGCGAAGCCGTGGGATCGCTGGCTCCTTTCGCCCGGGCTTCGTTATGTGGGAGTGATTTCCTACGGGATTTATATCTACCACTTTCCCATCGTTCATTTCTTTTTGAAGTGGTCCCCCTCCCGCCCGGATGTGAAAGGGATCGATGTTTTATTGGATCCGCTCAATGCGGTTTTATTTGCGGCTGCCGTGGCGCTCACCCTGATCGCCGCTCACTTCTCTTATTTCTTCTTTGAAAAACGATTTTTGACCTCATCAACCGCGCGACCCTTCCCCATCCCTCAACCCAGAAACGACCCGACATGA
- a CDS encoding CidA/LrgA family protein, producing the protein MKPASDPPPPFRMPRLLRLASLGYRQSAALQVGFLTAIWAGSQLLATALRIPLPPGVVGFFLVIFCLRQRWLSPRWFQKGASGLLNHLTLFFVPAMVSLIGRPELLGPLGLKLLLAVVVGTLLVMATTALVIDLSLGRARTEPPAPSS; encoded by the coding sequence ATGAAGCCCGCTTCCGATCCTCCCCCTCCGTTCCGGATGCCCCGGCTGCTCCGGCTGGCCTCGCTCGGCTACCGGCAGAGCGCGGCATTGCAGGTCGGCTTCCTCACGGCGATCTGGGCGGGGAGCCAGCTCCTGGCGACGGCGCTCCGCATCCCGCTCCCTCCCGGCGTCGTCGGGTTCTTCCTCGTGATTTTCTGCCTCCGGCAGCGGTGGCTCTCCCCGCGCTGGTTCCAGAAGGGGGCGTCGGGGCTGCTGAACCACCTCACGCTGTTCTTCGTCCCCGCGATGGTCTCCCTGATCGGCAGGCCGGAGCTCCTCGGCCCGCTCGGACTGAAGCTCCTCCTCGCCGTCGTCGTCGGGACCCTCCTCGTGATGGCGACGACGGCCCTCGTCATCGACCTCAGCCTCGGTCGGGCGCGGACGGAACCGCCGGCCCCTTCCTCATGA